TGAAACTGGCCTACGCCGGCATCGCTGATATGCAAGTTGCGACTCAGGGGATCGCCGTCGTGGACGGAATGACGAACAACACGAAGTTGCCGAATCCGCCGATCAAGCCGGCGGATTTGAAGACCGAAGTGGATAGCTACGTCAGCCTGATCGCGGCCTCGGCCGATGGCAGTAAGCAAGCCATCACCGAACGCGAAAAACAGCGCGAAGTCGTAGTGACGATGTTGCGTCAGCTGGGCCATTGGGTTGAAGCGAACTGCAATAACGATCCGGCAGTTTTTCAATCCAGCGGATTCCAGCAGCAGTCGACAGCGGTCCATACCGCTCCGCAGCCGCTTGCCGGTCCGCCGTCATTCACTTTGACGAACGGTCCGAACAGCGGTCAGATGATCATGCGGGGCAAACTGGTTCGCAAAGCCGTGAGCTACACACCGCGCTATGCGGCGGTGGGGGCAGACGGTAAACCGGGATCGTGGACCGAGTGGTCTCCGGTTACGGCCATTCGTTCCATCACCGTCACTGGTCTGACGCCGGGCACGCTCTATGCATTTCAGATGCGTGCCCAGGGCCGGGCCGGTTATACGGACTGGAGCGACTCGGTAACCCGCATCTCACTTTAGTCCGTCAGATTCGCCCTCTTTCGCCTCGGCGGGAGAGGGCGGGTCGGGCAATGATAAAACTCCGAGCTATAGCTCGGACTCGGTTGGTTTCGAGGCTTCAATTCTCTGAGGGTTTTTCAACTCGATCAATAAAAAGAACTTCGACGGGGGCACCGCGGCCGCATTCGATATCTCGACTCCCCTTTTCAATCTGGTTCCCCGCCGCGTTCGGCTAAAAACCCTCTGCATTATGTTTATCTGTATTATGTTTATCTGTGGGCCTCAGCATTTTCCGCAGGGAAAAGTCGTCAAGTCCGGGATAAACGCGACTGGTTGTTATCGCGATCGAACTGGATTTTTCACGCCCGGCAACCTCGCCCGACTTCGACAATCCGAGGGACGGTGAGATACTGGCTTCGTGCCGACGATATTGCGCTCAGGGCCATATCGAGCCTACTTTCATTCGCACGAGCCTAATGAACCTCCTCACGTCCACGTGGACCTCAGTCGGCGAAATTCTGGCTGACTCCTTTGGCGCTGGCGAGCAACCTCGGCTTCAGCCCGGTGGAACTTCGAAAAATTCAGCGCATTTTGAAGGAAAATGAAGCGACGCTTTTGGAGAAATGGTATGCACGGTTCGGACGTTAAACCCGGCGAACGAGTCAAGAACGTTCATCTTACTGAGGACACGATCGCCGTCGATCTCATGGATGGTCGTACGATCGTAGTTCCGCTAGCATGGTATCCAACTCTTCTGGAGGCAACTCCTGAACAGCGGTTGAATTGGAAGGTCAGTGGAGCGGGGTACGGCATTCACTGGCCTGATATCGACGAGGATCTCAGTACGGAGGGACTCTTGCGTGGAGCGCCGGCCGCACCGGAACCGCTCCAGACTACTTGAAAGCCACCGGCTATGGGAAACGTTCTCGTTGACGCGGGATTCTTGATCGCGCTGCTCGGTCGCCGCGATTCCAATCACACCTGGGCCGTTATACAGGCGAAGCGCTTTCCTCCACCCTGGAGAACCTGCGAAGCCGTTCTTTCCGAGGCATTCCACCTGCTGGGTTCGCGTGGCACGCCTGCGATCCGCGCACTTCTTCGGCGGGAGGCTGTCCTTTTGTCCTTCGGGTTCGCGGAAAACCTGGACGACGTATTGAAACTCATGGAGAAATACGACGACGTGCCCGCAAGTCTCGCGGATACTTGCCTGGTACGAATGACGGAAATTCTCGACTCCCCGATGATCCTGACGACAGATGCGGACTTTCATCTCTATCGTCGGCATGGGCGCCAAGCAGTTCCTTGCGTTACGCCGTCTTGAGGAGACGGCACCGGACGTACCCTTGGCAATCCACCTCATGACAAGACGAAATTGGCGAGGGCGATGGCCGGTGTACGGGTACCTAAGTGTTATGGGGGAATCATGAATACGGGGGACGACCTGCCGACGTTGATAGCCATTTCGACGCTGGCTTACATTCTTCAAAATGTTCTTCACGAAATAGTGGGGCACGGCGTCACGGCTTGGCTGC
The genomic region above belongs to Terriglobia bacterium and contains:
- a CDS encoding fibronectin type III domain-containing protein, which encodes KLAYAGIADMQVATQGIAVVDGMTNNTKLPNPPIKPADLKTEVDSYVSLIAASADGSKQAITEREKQREVVVTMLRQLGHWVEANCNNDPAVFQSSGFQQQSTAVHTAPQPLAGPPSFTLTNGPNSGQMIMRGKLVRKAVSYTPRYAAVGADGKPGSWTEWSPVTAIRSITVTGLTPGTLYAFQMRAQGRAGYTDWSDSVTRISL
- a CDS encoding PIN domain-containing protein produces the protein MGNVLVDAGFLIALLGRRDSNHTWAVIQAKRFPPPWRTCEAVLSEAFHLLGSRGTPAIRALLRREAVLLSFGFAENLDDVLKLMEKYDDVPASLADTCLVRMTEILDSPMILTTDADFHLYRRHGRQAVPCVTPS
- a CDS encoding DUF2442 domain-containing protein, producing MHGSDVKPGERVKNVHLTEDTIAVDLMDGRTIVVPLAWYPTLLEATPEQRLNWKVSGAGYGIHWPDIDEDLSTEGLLRGAPAAPEPLQTT